The Cherax quadricarinatus isolate ZL_2023a chromosome 66, ASM3850222v1, whole genome shotgun sequence genome window below encodes:
- the Pat1 gene encoding amyloid protein-binding protein 2, which produces MASASFLKWFPGTLYNSSLNVVVLHYNSVRHELRIFPPSVQFDVLYKLYKYGCLAELRGELCSLDVLTRMLKVVDKRHLLHHCFQALMDQAPGDHSSKISSLLAQAYVQRCNQDLMLDQQQIDNLVIQGLAVSAFLAEAGWLPDAENILTSCQGLLANSTEPQQMTRALECCHRLLHVQNGYCRFEEAERTYNQAMQLVRQLQQAGASPNLASLYSEFSTLYMLRSNYAEAYSWSVKALQALVANFPKPPLIDVLRQSAKACVLKREFKKAGLLIKQAVMIATEVFGDKHPKYADTLIDYGFYLLNVDAISQGVQVYQTALDVRHSVFGGINLHVAIAHEDLAYASYVHNYAYGKFTHARTHAERAIELMLRLLPEDHLLLSSSKRVKALILEEMAIDNPSKDVEKKYLAEAHSLHKEALAMAMRAFGEMNVQTAKHYGNLGRLYQSMRLFQLAEEMHLKAIMIKEQLLGPEDYEVALSVGHLASLYNYDMIKFEKAEQLYLRSISIGKKLFGEGYSGLEYDYRGLLRVYSIEGNVEKCIKYQNILAYWKLLRDEAQETQTSPFNELTEPLRVTDTLNQFMSMS; this is translated from the exons ATGGCTTCTGCATCTTTCCTCAAATGGTTCCCTGGGACACTATATAACTCGTCCCTTAAcgtggtggtgctgcactataacAGTGTCAGGCATGAACTACGTATATTCCCTCCCTCTGTCCAGTTTGATGTACTTTATAAG CTGTACAAGTATGGGTGCCTGGCAGAGCTTCGTGGGGAGCTGTGCAGCCTGGACGTGCTCACCAGGATGCTCAAGGTGGTCGACAAGAGACACCTACTGCACCACTGCTTCCAG gcttTGATGGACCAGGCACCAGGGGATCACAGCAGCAAAATATCATCATTATTAGCCCAAGCTTATGTTCAAAGATGCAATCAAGACTTGATGCTGGATCAACAA CAAATAGACAACCTAGTAATCCAAGGATTGGCAGTGTCAGCATTTTTAGCAGAAGCTGGCTGGCTCCCAGATGCTGAGAATATCTTGACCTCCTGCCAGGGTCTCCTTGCAAACTCCACTGAACCCCAACAAATGACCCGAGCCCTTGAATGCTGCCACAG ACTACTTCATGTACAGAATGGGTACTGTAGATTTGAGGAAGCCGAGCGAACATACAACCAGGCGATGCAGCTGGTCAGGCAGCTACAACAGGCAGGAGCATCTCCTAACCTTGCCTCTCTCTACTCAGAGTTTTCTACACTGTATATGCTTAGATCTAACTATGCAGAG GCATACAGTTGGAGTGTGAAAGCTCTGCAAGCATTGGTTGCCAACTTTCCGAAGCCACCTCTCATTGATGTCTTGAGACAGTCGGCAAAAGCATGTGTCCTAAAACGAGAATTTAAGAAGGCTGGGTTGCTAATTAAACAG GCTGTTATGATTGCAACTGAAGTGTTTGGTGATAAGCATCCAAAGTATGCAGACACACTCATCGATTATGGTTTTTACCTCCTTAATGTAGATGCCATAAGTCAAGGTGTACAAGTATATCAG ACTGCGTTAGATGTTCGTCATAGTGTGTTTGGAGGCATAAACCTACATGTAGCTATTGCTCATGAAGACTTGGCATATGCCTCATATGTCCATAATTATGCTTATGGAAAATTCACTCATGCTAG AACACATGCTGAAAGGGCTATTGAACTGATGCTCCGCCTCCTTCCTGAAGACCATCTTCTTCTCTCCTCAAGCAAGAGAGTTAAAGCATTGATATTAGAAGAAATGGCTATTGACAATCCTAGTAAAGATGTTG AAAAGAAGTACCTTGCTGAAGCACACTCACTGCACAAGGAGGCATTAGCAATGGCAATGCGTGCCTTTGGTGAGATGAATGTCCAAACTGCTAAGCACTATGGTAACTTGGGCCGACTTTACCAGTCAATGCGTCTCTTTCAG TTAGCGGAGGAGATGCACTTAAAAGCAATCATGATCAAGGAACAGCTTCTTGGGCCTGAGGACTACGAGGTAGCACTGTcagtgggtcaccttgcctccctCTACAACTATGATATGATTAAGTTTGAAAAAGCAGAGCAATTGTATCTCAGATCCATTTCCATTG GCAAGAAGCTCTTTGGAGAAGGCTACTCTGGTCTTGAGTATGACTATCGGGGCTTACTACGTGTGTACAGCATTGAGGGAAATGTGGAGAAGTGCATCAAGTACCAAAACATTTTGGCATATTGGAAACTTCTACGAGATGAAGCCCAGGAAACACAAACGTCACCCTTTAATGAACTCACAGAACCTCTACGGGTTACCGACACATTAAATCAGTTTATGTCTATGTCATGA